A window of Marinobacter salarius contains these coding sequences:
- a CDS encoding MerR family transcriptional regulator: MTDMTIGKVADVVGVGVETIRFYERRKLIEQPPRPREGGYRIYSDTTVKRLHFIRRAQELGFSLREIAELLALRDAESNQADASDVRQRAMAKLHDVDQKIDQLRRIRQGLAALVDCCPGQGPLQCCSIFDALEQNAGPTGGPIISEETDMQTIRLSIGGMHCGGCEEIVRHVLEQQTGVKGCSVSHESGEARVAVDESRISDEQLAEAVRGAGYSANIMNTTE, encoded by the coding sequence ATGACTGACATGACCATTGGCAAAGTGGCTGACGTGGTGGGTGTCGGTGTCGAGACGATTCGTTTTTACGAACGCCGCAAGCTCATCGAGCAGCCACCACGTCCCAGGGAAGGTGGCTATCGTATTTACTCGGACACCACGGTAAAGCGACTGCATTTTATTCGTCGAGCGCAAGAGCTGGGCTTCTCACTGCGTGAGATCGCTGAGCTGCTCGCGTTGCGTGATGCCGAAAGCAACCAGGCAGACGCAAGTGATGTACGCCAGCGGGCGATGGCAAAGCTGCACGACGTAGACCAGAAAATTGACCAGTTACGGCGAATCCGCCAGGGGCTGGCGGCACTTGTGGACTGTTGTCCCGGACAGGGGCCGTTGCAGTGTTGTTCCATATTTGACGCCCTGGAGCAGAATGCGGGGCCTACAGGCGGGCCGATCATAAGTGAGGAGACAGACATGCAGACAATCAGGCTTTCAATCGGCGGCATGCACTGCGGTGGGTGCGAGGAAATTGTTCGTCATGTTCTCGAACAGCAAACCGGCGTCAAGGGGTGTTCCGTCTCCCATGAAAGCGGTGAAGCCCGGGTGGCAGTTGACGAATCAAGGATTTCGGACGAACAACTTGCGGAGGCTGTGCGTGGTGCGGGGTACTCCGCAAACATCATGAACACGACAGAATAA
- the merT gene encoding mercuric ion transporter MerT, which yields MSELKAEPKSGRGSLIAGGVAAVLASACCLGPLVLITLGVSGAWIGNLAALEPYRPWFIGAALVAMVFAWRRIYRPAQDCDPGEVCAVPQVRTAYKITFWIVALLVLIALAFPFVLPLFY from the coding sequence ATGTCAGAGTTGAAAGCAGAGCCCAAATCCGGTCGCGGGTCGTTAATCGCAGGCGGGGTCGCAGCAGTGCTCGCATCGGCCTGCTGTCTTGGCCCCCTGGTTCTGATCACCCTTGGTGTTTCCGGTGCCTGGATCGGTAACCTTGCCGCTCTGGAGCCCTACCGGCCGTGGTTCATTGGTGCTGCTCTGGTGGCGATGGTCTTTGCCTGGCGTCGGATATACCGGCCTGCACAGGATTGCGATCCGGGCGAGGTCTGCGCAGTACCGCAAGTGCGCACCGCTTACAAGATCACCTTCTGGATCGTCGCGCTGCTCGTACTGATCGCGTTGGCATTCCCTTTCGTCTTACCGCTATTTTACTGA
- the merA gene encoding mercury(II) reductase, whose translation MSDNDLHIAVIGSGGAAMAAALKSAERGARVTLIERGTIGGTCVNVGCVPSKIMIRAAHVAHMRRASPFDEGIAAVEPSIHRPRLLAQQQARVDELRHAKYEGILEDNPAITVLQGEARFTDANTLTVTGTDGTEREVRFDRAFIGTGAGPTIPPVPGLSDTPYWTSTTALASDTIPERLVVIGASVVAVELAQAFARLGSEVTILARSRLFSREDPAVGEAIETAFQAEGIKVLNDTQASQIRYTNEEFVLATNVGELRADRLLVAVGRTPNTDRLNLEAIGVETARRAILVDDCLRTTVPDIYAAGDCTDQPQFVYVAAAGGSRAAVNMTGGDARLDLSAMPEVVFTDPQIATVGLSEADAEARGFVTDSRTLTLDNVPRALVNFDTGGFIKMVAERESGRLLGVQSVAGEAGELIQTAVMALRARMTVNEIADELFPYLTMVEGLKLCAQTFTKDVKQLSCCAG comes from the coding sequence ATGAGTGATAACGATCTGCACATTGCCGTGATTGGCAGTGGCGGCGCTGCCATGGCCGCCGCCTTGAAGTCGGCGGAACGCGGAGCCCGGGTCACGCTGATCGAGCGTGGCACCATCGGTGGCACTTGCGTCAATGTCGGCTGCGTGCCCTCGAAGATCATGATCCGCGCCGCTCACGTGGCCCACATGCGTCGCGCCAGTCCGTTCGACGAGGGCATTGCCGCGGTCGAGCCTTCTATTCACCGGCCCCGGTTACTGGCCCAGCAACAGGCCCGGGTCGATGAGCTTCGTCACGCGAAATATGAGGGGATTCTCGAAGACAATCCGGCGATCACTGTCCTGCAGGGTGAGGCCCGTTTTACCGACGCCAATACGCTGACAGTGACTGGAACCGACGGCACGGAACGCGAGGTACGCTTTGACAGAGCGTTCATTGGTACCGGTGCGGGGCCTACCATTCCCCCGGTTCCGGGCCTGTCCGATACGCCGTACTGGACGTCCACCACGGCACTGGCCAGCGACACCATTCCGGAACGGCTGGTTGTCATCGGGGCGTCCGTCGTGGCAGTGGAGCTGGCACAGGCGTTTGCCCGGCTGGGCAGCGAGGTGACCATCCTGGCGCGTAGCCGGCTGTTTTCCCGTGAGGACCCGGCTGTTGGCGAGGCCATTGAAACCGCGTTCCAGGCCGAGGGTATCAAGGTTCTGAATGACACGCAGGCGAGCCAGATCCGCTATACCAATGAGGAGTTCGTGCTCGCCACAAACGTGGGAGAGCTGCGCGCCGATCGGCTGCTGGTGGCCGTGGGACGTACACCGAACACAGACAGGCTGAACCTGGAGGCTATCGGCGTCGAGACTGCCCGCAGGGCGATTTTAGTCGATGACTGTCTGCGTACCACCGTGCCCGACATCTATGCTGCTGGGGACTGCACCGACCAGCCGCAGTTTGTCTATGTGGCGGCCGCGGGCGGCAGTCGGGCAGCGGTCAATATGACCGGTGGTGATGCGCGGCTCGATCTCAGCGCCATGCCCGAAGTGGTCTTTACCGATCCGCAGATTGCGACCGTCGGTTTGTCTGAAGCCGACGCTGAGGCAAGAGGCTTCGTCACTGACAGCCGCACCCTGACCCTCGACAACGTGCCAAGGGCACTGGTCAACTTTGATACCGGGGGCTTCATCAAAATGGTCGCGGAACGTGAAAGCGGGCGGTTACTGGGTGTGCAATCCGTGGCGGGTGAGGCCGGCGAACTGATCCAGACTGCGGTGATGGCGCTACGTGCGCGCATGACCGTCAACGAGATTGCCGATGAGCTGTTCCCGTACCTGACGATGGTAGAAGGTTTGAAGCTGTGCGCTCAAACCTTTACCAAGGATGTTAAACAATTATCCTGCTGTGCGGGATAA
- the merP gene encoding mercury resistance system periplasmic binding protein MerP → MRKSLITAVLFALFSLPALAAQKTVTLSVPGMTCSACPITVKAALKRVDGVSSVQVRYEERDATVTFDDEKTSVEAITEATTNAGYPSTLIQSGAKQE, encoded by the coding sequence ATGAGAAAGTCCCTGATCACTGCCGTACTGTTTGCGCTGTTCAGCCTGCCTGCCTTGGCGGCGCAAAAAACGGTGACCTTGTCGGTTCCCGGAATGACTTGTTCGGCTTGCCCGATCACCGTCAAAGCCGCTCTCAAGAGGGTCGATGGGGTGAGTTCTGTGCAGGTCCGTTATGAGGAACGGGATGCGACGGTTACTTTCGACGATGAAAAAACCTCCGTTGAAGCAATAACTGAGGCCACGACCAACGCGGGCTACCCGTCCACACTGATACAGTCCGGGGCGAAACAGGAGTAG